From Sediminibacterium sp. TEGAF015, a single genomic window includes:
- a CDS encoding RNA polymerase sigma factor — translation MLFEKYAGKMMGVCLRYAQDNMEAEDMLQDAFVKVFQYIGQFKFEGSFEGWIRRIVVNTAIRHLERKKMSFKEIDDHQPDLPSIDPSAYHFLGEEDLMKLIGALPEGYRMVFNLSVIEGYSHDEIAEMLNIQAGTSRSQLVKARKMLQSQILQLQKIAV, via the coding sequence ATGCTATTTGAAAAATACGCAGGCAAGATGATGGGGGTATGTCTTCGTTATGCCCAAGATAACATGGAAGCCGAAGACATGCTGCAGGATGCTTTTGTCAAAGTTTTTCAATACATCGGTCAATTTAAATTTGAAGGCTCATTTGAAGGCTGGATAAGAAGAATTGTAGTGAATACTGCTATCAGACATCTGGAAAGAAAGAAAATGAGCTTTAAGGAAATTGATGACCATCAGCCAGACCTTCCCTCTATAGACCCCAGTGCTTATCATTTTCTGGGGGAGGAAGACCTGATGAAACTCATTGGAGCGCTTCCAGAGGGATACAGGATGGTATTCAACCTGAGTGTGATAGAAGGATATAGTCACGATGAAATTGCAGAAATGCTAAACATACAGGCTGGCACCAGCAGGAGTCAGTTGGTAAAAGCCCGGAAAATGTTGCAGAGTCAAATTCTGCAATTACAAAAGATTGCCGTTTAA
- a CDS encoding PorT family protein: MINQKLHSYSAPVPAGLWEKIAAKDLSEPTDPFDEFVHQKLYQHSAEVPNRIWDNIHAAFSPQAPGIATEEEEKKRRKRFLFWFPQEYRVAASILLVLLVGTVAAYLFNYAFQSNKPSSPYAPVQVQEPSSTKNTQNTVGIEDKSATSSGKVTEGEPDAERAVTSASSAKKTENARNAAEWKLDRKNKTASFKERGSVFPYEQSLLDNAQKKNSIQLNVANTESDKSIAEQADEEKEEEYRTAEKAGNAFIRQNRNTWQGNRHNVNAYQHATSFKNVVICPTDRKQRNPDWDLEVYVSPDMAFKTISNNTATAQLLSRKDSSESMRPGFSAGFRIVKPLNDYLSLKTGLQYSQINERFTYKTENETRTTTVVTVRSIVRAPGDTLIVRDTSTLTQVGFKTNTVKNRFRSLDIPVLASVQFGNEDLKWGITAGAIVNVSSWYEGVLLDSSLAAVAVGKDNGMMYKKNIGLGLYAGFNITKRINYNTQLFFEPYLRYNLSNITTTGAPFNQKFSIGGLALGLRFNLNNR, encoded by the coding sequence ATGATTAACCAAAAACTGCATTCGTACAGCGCCCCTGTACCGGCAGGCTTATGGGAAAAAATTGCCGCTAAGGATTTATCGGAGCCAACTGATCCATTCGATGAATTTGTTCATCAGAAACTATACCAACATTCGGCAGAAGTTCCCAACCGAATCTGGGATAATATACATGCTGCATTTTCACCGCAGGCACCGGGTATTGCAACTGAAGAAGAGGAAAAGAAAAGAAGAAAAAGGTTCCTGTTCTGGTTTCCACAAGAATACCGCGTGGCTGCCTCCATTCTTCTTGTATTGCTGGTTGGAACGGTTGCCGCCTATTTGTTCAATTACGCTTTCCAATCAAACAAGCCATCTTCCCCCTACGCTCCTGTTCAGGTACAGGAACCAAGTTCTACGAAAAACACACAGAATACTGTTGGCATAGAAGACAAATCAGCTACCAGCTCAGGTAAAGTAACAGAAGGAGAACCAGATGCTGAAAGGGCTGTTACCAGTGCATCTTCCGCTAAAAAAACAGAGAATGCAAGGAATGCAGCTGAGTGGAAACTAGACAGAAAAAACAAAACAGCATCTTTTAAAGAGCGTGGTTCTGTATTCCCTTATGAACAAAGTTTACTGGACAACGCTCAGAAAAAGAATAGCATTCAGTTGAATGTGGCCAATACTGAATCAGATAAGTCAATAGCAGAGCAAGCGGATGAAGAAAAGGAAGAGGAATACAGAACTGCTGAAAAAGCCGGCAATGCTTTTATCAGACAAAATAGAAATACCTGGCAGGGCAACCGACACAATGTGAATGCCTATCAACATGCTACCAGTTTTAAAAATGTTGTGATATGTCCTACAGATAGAAAACAGCGAAATCCGGATTGGGATCTGGAAGTGTATGTATCTCCTGATATGGCTTTTAAAACAATCAGCAATAATACAGCCACTGCTCAGTTATTAAGCCGCAAAGACAGCAGTGAATCTATGAGACCTGGATTTTCTGCCGGATTCAGAATTGTAAAGCCACTGAATGATTATTTATCGCTTAAAACCGGATTGCAATATTCTCAAATAAACGAAAGGTTTACTTATAAAACTGAAAACGAAACAAGAACCACAACAGTGGTAACCGTACGATCCATTGTACGTGCTCCGGGCGATACATTAATTGTAAGAGACACCAGCACATTAACGCAAGTTGGTTTTAAAACCAATACAGTAAAAAACAGATTCAGAAGTCTGGACATTCCTGTACTGGCCAGTGTTCAGTTTGGCAATGAAGATTTGAAGTGGGGCATAACAGCTGGTGCCATAGTAAATGTATCCAGCTGGTACGAAGGAGTTTTGTTAGACAGCAGCCTAGCAGCTGTAGCCGTTGGTAAAGACAATGGCATGATGTATAAAAAGAATATTGGCCTGGGCTTATACGCAGGCTTCAATATTACCAAAAGGATTAATTACAATACGCAATTGTTTTTTGAACCCTATCTCAGATATAATTTATCCAATATAACAACTACTGGCGCACCATTCAATCAAAAATTCAGTATTGGAGGATTAGCCTTGGGATTGCGATTTAATTTAAATAACCGATAG
- a CDS encoding TCR/Tet family MFS transporter, producing MASNKKAAVGFIFITILIDVIGLGLIIPVVPKLIEELLHNGSTSLAATYGGWLTFSYAIMQFAVSPILGNLSDQYGRRPVLLFSLLGFGIDYLFVAFAPSIGWLFVGRIIAGITGASITTASAYMADISTPENRAQNFGMIGAAFGLGFIIGPLLGGLLGEHGSRLPFFVAAGLALANWLYGYFVLPESLPKHLRRKFEWKRANPLGSLLQLKKYPAVAGLIGSLILIYLAAHSVQSNWSFVNIEKFKWTPKLIGISLGIVGFLIALVQGLLIRVINPRIGNEKSVYLGLSLYTLGLLLFTFATQTWMMFAFLVPYCLGGIAGPALQSIISGNVPPNEQGELQGALTSLMSLTSVLGPIMMTSTFAYFTGPSAPFYFPGASFLLGALLMLFSLIWAFNALHLKKVKK from the coding sequence ATGGCCTCAAATAAAAAAGCAGCAGTTGGTTTTATTTTTATCACGATTTTGATTGATGTGATTGGTCTCGGATTGATTATTCCTGTAGTGCCTAAACTGATTGAAGAGTTATTACACAATGGTAGCACCAGTCTGGCGGCTACTTACGGCGGCTGGCTTACTTTTTCCTATGCTATCATGCAGTTTGCTGTTTCCCCCATTTTAGGGAACCTGAGTGACCAGTATGGAAGAAGACCCGTTTTGCTTTTTTCATTACTTGGTTTTGGTATCGATTATTTATTTGTGGCTTTTGCTCCCTCCATTGGCTGGCTTTTTGTAGGAAGAATTATAGCAGGAATTACAGGAGCCAGCATTACTACTGCTTCCGCTTATATGGCTGATATCAGTACCCCAGAAAACAGAGCGCAAAATTTTGGAATGATCGGAGCTGCTTTTGGATTGGGTTTTATCATTGGTCCTTTATTGGGTGGATTGCTAGGCGAACATGGGTCTCGTTTGCCATTCTTCGTTGCTGCCGGACTAGCCCTGGCCAATTGGTTGTACGGATATTTTGTATTGCCTGAATCCTTGCCCAAACACCTGAGAAGAAAATTTGAATGGAAGCGTGCCAATCCTTTGGGCTCTTTGTTGCAATTGAAAAAATATCCTGCAGTTGCAGGTTTGATAGGATCATTGATTCTAATTTATCTGGCGGCACATAGTGTACAGAGTAACTGGAGCTTTGTAAATATTGAAAAATTTAAATGGACTCCCAAGCTAATTGGGATATCATTGGGTATTGTTGGATTTTTGATTGCGCTTGTACAAGGTTTGTTGATTCGGGTAATTAATCCCCGGATTGGGAATGAGAAAAGTGTGTATCTCGGATTGAGTTTATATACACTAGGTCTTCTGCTTTTCACTTTTGCCACACAAACTTGGATGATGTTTGCCTTTCTGGTTCCTTATTGTTTGGGTGGGATTGCAGGACCTGCATTGCAGTCTATTATTTCTGGAAATGTTCCGCCAAATGAACAGGGTGAGTTGCAAGGGGCCCTTACCAGCTTGATGAGCCTTACTTCTGTTTTAGGACCGATTATGATGACGAGCACATTTGCTTATTTTACAGGGCCCAGTGCACCGTTTTATTTTCCCGGCGCTTCTTTTTTATTGGGTGCACTGTTGATGTTGTTTAGTCTGATTTGGGCATTCAACGCATTGCATCTGAAAAAGGTTAAAAAATAG
- a CDS encoding saccharopine dehydrogenase family protein: protein MQSSFLLYGANGYTGRLIAAVAKEYGLEPVLSGRNAAALEAMASELGLQYQVIDLSEKDKLITTLRSFPLVLHAAGPFMYTAKQMAEACLEAGTHYIDITGEIGVFELLKRMDHAAREKNIMIMPGVGFDVVPTDCMALFLKNQLPDAVNLKLAFASIGGKLSHGTATTMAEGMGEGSAVRLNGKITRVPLGHKGMWVDFGLKKLFVMTIPWGDISTAFTTTGIPNIETYTGASPKTFKLLKWQNAFNWMLKTSFVKNYYKSKIKKMSAGPNEEMRAKAKSMVWGEVENANGNKVSALMEGPEGYTLTAISSLLIAKKILSGNFKAGYQTPAACFGEDLVMEIPGVKRRLVTS, encoded by the coding sequence ATGCAATCATCATTTTTGCTCTATGGAGCCAACGGATATACCGGAAGACTCATTGCCGCAGTGGCAAAAGAGTATGGTTTAGAACCCGTATTGTCGGGAAGAAATGCTGCCGCATTAGAGGCAATGGCCTCGGAGCTGGGTCTGCAATATCAGGTAATTGACCTTTCTGAAAAAGATAAATTGATAACAACTCTGCGTTCTTTTCCGCTAGTATTGCACGCTGCCGGCCCCTTTATGTATACGGCTAAACAAATGGCAGAAGCCTGTTTGGAAGCAGGTACGCATTATATTGATATTACGGGCGAAATAGGCGTGTTTGAATTACTCAAAAGAATGGACCATGCTGCCAGGGAAAAAAATATCATGATTATGCCTGGTGTAGGGTTTGACGTGGTTCCTACAGATTGTATGGCCTTGTTTTTGAAAAATCAATTGCCCGATGCAGTGAATTTGAAACTGGCTTTTGCCAGTATTGGTGGAAAATTATCTCATGGAACAGCTACTACCATGGCCGAAGGAATGGGAGAGGGAAGTGCAGTAAGACTGAATGGTAAAATCACCCGGGTACCGCTTGGGCATAAAGGCATGTGGGTAGATTTTGGACTGAAAAAATTATTTGTGATGACAATTCCCTGGGGAGATATCTCAACTGCCTTTACAACAACGGGTATTCCCAATATTGAAACCTATACAGGGGCTTCACCTAAAACATTCAAGTTGTTGAAGTGGCAGAATGCATTTAACTGGATGCTGAAAACTTCTTTTGTGAAAAATTACTATAAAAGTAAAATAAAGAAAATGTCTGCAGGACCCAATGAGGAAATGCGTGCAAAGGCCAAATCGATGGTTTGGGGAGAAGTGGAAAATGCCAATGGCAATAAAGTTTCGGCATTGATGGAAGGACCTGAAGGGTATACCTTAACTGCCATTAGTAGTTTACTGATTGCTAAAAAAATACTTTCAGGAAATTTTAAGGCGGGCTATCAAACGCCAGCAGCTTGCTTTGGAGAAGACCTGGTGATGGAAATTCCTGGAGTAAAAAGAAGACTAGTTACATCTTAA
- a CDS encoding DUF4382 domain-containing protein: protein MKKTNPLFWMAAMAIVLVVSLAACNKAASIENPVGSQSVSLYLTDAPGVFDNVLIDIKSVWLLVDTSKNTRKKDTCDWDRIGRSRDDKDDSSLVWKNLGVNPGVYDILKLRNGVDTLLATATVPQGAIRLIKIELGTTHTLVKDSVRYPLNLPLNEKNYILVKLKGHEWDEFLPNRSRLWLDFDVSRSIIEKNGQFYLKPVIKFFTVKETASVSGKVTPKEAQAVITVFNSKDTAYALPNHEGYFKVRGLADGTYSVFVNASNGYFDTTINNVLVSKTKEAQLGVITLKK, encoded by the coding sequence ATGAAAAAAACAAACCCCCTTTTCTGGATGGCAGCAATGGCCATCGTACTAGTAGTGTCACTGGCAGCTTGTAATAAAGCAGCTTCCATTGAAAACCCGGTTGGGTCTCAATCTGTGTCTTTATATTTAACAGATGCTCCCGGTGTTTTTGATAATGTATTGATAGATATAAAATCTGTCTGGTTATTGGTGGATACCAGTAAAAACACACGTAAAAAAGACACTTGTGATTGGGATAGAATCGGTCGTTCCCGTGATGACAAAGATGATTCATCTCTTGTCTGGAAAAATCTGGGTGTAAATCCTGGTGTATATGATATCCTGAAATTGCGCAATGGAGTAGATACTTTATTGGCAACAGCAACGGTTCCACAGGGTGCTATTCGTTTGATTAAAATTGAATTGGGTACCACACATACACTGGTTAAAGACAGCGTACGCTATCCTTTGAATTTGCCTTTAAATGAAAAAAATTATATCCTAGTAAAACTGAAAGGACATGAGTGGGATGAGTTTCTTCCTAACCGTTCCAGACTTTGGTTAGACTTTGATGTAAGCAGATCTATCATTGAGAAAAATGGTCAGTTTTATCTGAAGCCAGTAATTAAATTCTTTACAGTGAAAGAAACAGCCAGTGTGTCTGGTAAAGTAACGCCTAAAGAAGCACAAGCTGTAATAACCGTATTCAACAGCAAGGACACAGCATATGCATTGCCTAATCATGAAGGATATTTTAAAGTAAGAGGTTTAGCAGACGGCACATACAGTGTATTTGTAAACGCTTCTAACGGATATTTTGATACGACCATCAATAATGTATTGGTTTCTAAAACTAAGGAAGCGCAACTGGGTGTAATTACCTTGAAAAAATAA
- the clpB gene encoding ATP-dependent chaperone ClpB — translation MNLNNYTIKAQEAIQSAQQVAYNNGNPSIETDHLLKALLTDKDSAIEFLLKKNNVNPVFLETKLAEQLNKLPKVQGGEPAQNAGRDFSNALLKATTVMSSFKDEFVTPEHLLLALVQMSDATGTLLKAAGLTEKGLTTAIKDLRKGDTIRSQAQETQLNMLNKYAKNLNDMARQGKLDPVIGRDEEIRRTLHILTRRSKNNPILVGEPGVGKTAIVEGLAMRIVNGDVPENLKSKIIYGLDMGQLIAGAKYKGEFEERLKGVVKEVTSSDGEIILFIDEIHTLVGAGGGEGAMDAANILKPALARGELRAIGATTLNEYQKYFEKDKALERRFQKVMIDEPSVEDAISILRGLKDRYETHHHVRIKDEAIIAAVELSNRYVTDRFLPDKAIDLIDESAAKLRLEMNSMPEELDKLERQIRQLEIEREAIKREDDEDKLKELNIEISNLAVERDTLKAKWTQEKELVEKVQSAKARIEQLKQEAEQAERNGEYGKVAEIRYGKVKEQETLIASVTEQLMQTSEKRLLKEEVDAEDIAESIAKATGIPVAKMLQGEREKLLHLEEELHSRVVGQEEAIAAVSDAIRRSRAGLQDPKKPIGSFIFLGTSGVGKTELAKALAEYLFDDETMMTRIDMSEYQEKHTVSRLIGAPPGYVGYDEGGQLTEAVRRKPYSVILLDEIEKAHPDVWNVMLQVLDDGRLTDNKGRMVNFKNTIIIMTSNIGSHLIQEAFEGVEENGLEDAAEKAKTEVMQLLKQTVRPEFLNRVDEIIMFSPLNKKQLKGIITIQLESLKKLVAENDIQLRFSDYLVEYLMENGFDAQLGARPLKRLIQKLIVNALSKKILSGDIDKNQPVLVDVFDGVVVFRNE, via the coding sequence ATGAATTTGAACAATTATACCATTAAAGCGCAGGAAGCAATTCAGTCTGCGCAGCAGGTTGCCTATAACAATGGAAATCCATCCATTGAAACGGATCACTTGCTGAAGGCTTTATTAACTGACAAGGATTCAGCAATTGAATTTTTGTTAAAGAAGAACAATGTGAATCCTGTTTTTCTGGAAACCAAACTTGCCGAGCAACTGAATAAGTTGCCAAAGGTACAGGGAGGAGAACCTGCTCAGAATGCCGGACGTGATTTCAGTAATGCTTTGCTGAAAGCAACTACCGTAATGAGTTCCTTTAAAGATGAATTCGTTACCCCTGAACATCTCTTGCTTGCTTTGGTGCAAATGAGTGATGCTACCGGAACTTTATTAAAAGCTGCAGGTTTAACAGAGAAGGGATTAACCACTGCCATTAAAGATTTACGAAAAGGAGATACCATTCGTTCGCAGGCACAGGAAACGCAGCTAAATATGCTGAATAAATATGCCAAGAACCTGAACGATATGGCCAGACAAGGCAAGCTGGATCCGGTGATTGGCCGTGACGAAGAAATCAGAAGAACCCTGCATATACTTACCCGCAGATCTAAAAACAATCCCATTTTAGTGGGTGAACCCGGTGTTGGTAAAACAGCTATTGTAGAGGGACTGGCTATGCGGATTGTAAATGGAGACGTACCTGAAAATCTGAAAAGCAAAATTATTTATGGATTAGACATGGGGCAACTGATTGCCGGTGCTAAGTATAAGGGGGAATTTGAAGAGAGACTAAAAGGTGTGGTAAAAGAAGTGACTTCCAGTGATGGAGAAATTATTTTATTCATCGATGAAATTCATACATTAGTAGGTGCAGGTGGTGGCGAAGGAGCTATGGATGCGGCCAATATATTAAAGCCTGCATTGGCACGCGGAGAGTTAAGAGCCATTGGTGCAACCACATTAAACGAATACCAGAAATATTTTGAAAAGGACAAGGCACTGGAAAGAAGATTTCAGAAAGTAATGATTGATGAGCCTTCAGTAGAAGATGCCATTTCAATTTTGCGTGGTTTGAAAGATCGGTACGAAACGCATCACCATGTTCGTATTAAAGATGAAGCTATTATTGCTGCAGTAGAATTATCCAATCGTTATGTTACGGATCGTTTCTTGCCCGATAAAGCCATTGACTTAATAGACGAGAGTGCAGCCAAGCTGAGACTCGAAATGAATTCTATGCCAGAAGAGCTGGATAAACTGGAACGTCAGATTCGTCAGTTGGAAATTGAGCGCGAAGCCATTAAGCGGGAAGACGATGAAGACAAACTAAAAGAACTCAATATTGAAATCAGTAACCTTGCTGTAGAGCGCGATACGCTGAAAGCGAAGTGGACTCAGGAGAAAGAACTGGTGGAGAAAGTACAGTCTGCCAAAGCGAGGATTGAACAATTGAAGCAAGAAGCCGAGCAGGCAGAGCGTAATGGCGAATATGGAAAAGTAGCTGAAATTAGATACGGTAAAGTAAAAGAACAGGAAACCCTTATAGCTTCCGTTACCGAACAGTTGATGCAGACTTCGGAGAAAAGGTTATTGAAAGAAGAAGTGGATGCAGAAGATATAGCAGAAAGTATTGCCAAGGCAACGGGTATTCCGGTAGCCAAAATGCTGCAAGGGGAGAGAGAAAAATTATTGCATTTGGAAGAAGAACTGCATAGCAGGGTTGTAGGACAGGAAGAAGCCATTGCTGCGGTTTCTGATGCCATCAGAAGAAGCAGGGCTGGATTGCAAGATCCTAAGAAGCCAATTGGATCCTTTATTTTCTTAGGCACTTCTGGTGTAGGTAAAACAGAACTGGCGAAAGCCCTGGCAGAATACCTGTTTGATGATGAGACTATGATGACCCGTATAGACATGAGTGAATATCAGGAAAAGCATACGGTTTCCCGATTGATTGGCGCACCTCCCGGATATGTAGGGTATGATGAAGGCGGGCAATTAACAGAAGCTGTGCGCAGAAAACCTTATAGTGTAATTCTCCTGGATGAAATTGAAAAAGCACATCCTGACGTTTGGAATGTGATGTTACAGGTATTAGACGATGGCAGACTAACAGATAACAAAGGCAGAATGGTGAATTTTAAAAATACGATCATCATTATGACCAGCAATATTGGTAGCCATTTAATTCAGGAAGCGTTTGAAGGGGTAGAAGAAAACGGACTGGAAGATGCTGCTGAAAAAGCTAAGACAGAAGTAATGCAATTGCTAAAGCAAACAGTAAGACCTGAGTTTCTAAACAGGGTAGATGAAATTATCATGTTTAGTCCGTTGAATAAGAAACAGCTGAAGGGTATCATAACTATCCAGTTGGAATCCTTGAAAAAACTGGTTGCCGAAAACGATATTCAATTACGCTTTAGTGATTATCTGGTTGAATACCTAATGGAAAACGGATTTGATGCACAGTTGGGGGCAAGACCTTTGAAGCGATTAATTCAGAAGTTAATTGTAAATGCATTGAGTAAGAAAATTCTTTCCGGAGATATTGATAAAAACCAACCGGTACTGGTGGATGTATTTGATGGTGTAGTGGTTTTCAGAAACGAATAA
- a CDS encoding serine hydrolase domain-containing protein translates to MSQKMVRNCAIVSMEVIFLLLLQPLNAQYNFQELEKTIELSKKELGKEYSILVYKDGKIVFSKSAGDFNPKTQAPIASASKWLTAALIMALVDDGKISLDDKLSKYIPDMNKYSKGFITIRHCLSHLTGIASEPIKLGDIIRRSRYSSLEEEITEFVTKREIVANPGLEFRYSNVGLNLAGRYIELALRRGFEQIMQEKILRPLQMRGTNFSSLNAINPSGGAQSTANDYINFCSMLLNKGMFNGKRILSESSVQYLLQAHTTSSMIKYAPKVAEGYNYAAGSWVIQTDVNGNPSVLASPGLFGTWPMIDLCRNYAVVFFAKELMSEDRRDIYLNLKKKIDEQIASNCQ, encoded by the coding sequence ATGTCGCAAAAAATGGTTAGAAACTGCGCAATAGTCAGTATGGAAGTGATTTTTCTGTTATTATTACAGCCACTCAATGCCCAATATAATTTTCAGGAATTGGAAAAAACCATTGAACTATCCAAAAAGGAACTGGGCAAGGAATACAGCATACTTGTATATAAAGACGGGAAAATAGTCTTCAGCAAATCGGCTGGAGATTTCAATCCCAAAACACAGGCACCCATTGCAAGTGCCAGCAAGTGGTTAACCGCAGCACTGATCATGGCATTGGTAGACGATGGGAAAATTTCGCTGGACGACAAACTCAGCAAATATATTCCCGACATGAACAAATACAGCAAGGGCTTTATTACAATAAGGCATTGCCTGAGCCATTTAACAGGCATAGCATCTGAGCCCATCAAGCTAGGCGATATTATTAGAAGAAGCCGGTATAGTAGCCTGGAAGAAGAAATAACCGAGTTTGTTACCAAAAGAGAAATCGTTGCCAATCCTGGACTGGAATTTCGTTACAGCAATGTGGGCTTGAACCTCGCAGGCCGCTACATTGAACTTGCTTTAAGAAGAGGATTTGAACAAATCATGCAGGAAAAAATATTGCGTCCATTGCAAATGCGCGGTACTAATTTCTCCAGCCTGAATGCCATCAATCCTTCAGGTGGTGCACAATCAACAGCAAATGATTATATCAATTTCTGTTCTATGTTGCTCAACAAAGGCATGTTCAATGGCAAAAGAATTTTATCTGAATCATCTGTACAATATTTATTGCAGGCGCACACTACTTCCTCCATGATTAAATACGCGCCCAAAGTAGCCGAAGGGTATAATTATGCAGCAGGATCATGGGTTATCCAGACCGATGTAAATGGCAATCCATCTGTATTGGCATCACCAGGATTGTTTGGTACCTGGCCCATGATAGATTTGTGCAGAAATTATGCAGTGGTATTTTTTGCAAAGGAACTCATGAGTGAAGACCGCAGAGATATATACCTAAATCTGAAGAAAAAAATTGACGAACAAATTGCATCGAATTGTCAGTAA
- the queG gene encoding tRNA epoxyqueuosine(34) reductase QueG yields MSVKMLSVEANTRFIKAQAARLGFSYCGIAKAEKLNEDARRLEQWLNKNHQGSMQYMENHFDKRIDPTLLVPGAQSVITLLKNYYPDKQQQNNSPKIARYAWGKDYHEVIRAQLKELLAEINQEIGTVNGRGFVDSAPVLERAWAVKSGLGWVGKNGNLISKQNGSYFFIATLIVDLPLLYDDPYAKDYCGTCTQCIDACPTDAILPNKEINGSQCISYYTIELKEALSQQTSINTDNWLFGCDICQEVCPWNRFSKPHQEPAFAPIPVILNLTTQEWEEMTEEVFNATFKESPLKRSKYSGIRRNLQWL; encoded by the coding sequence TTGTCAGTAAAGATGTTGTCTGTAGAAGCAAATACCCGATTTATAAAAGCACAGGCTGCAAGGCTTGGATTTAGTTATTGCGGAATAGCAAAGGCCGAAAAATTAAATGAAGACGCCCGAAGATTGGAACAGTGGTTGAACAAAAATCATCAGGGCAGTATGCAGTACATGGAGAATCATTTTGATAAAAGAATTGATCCTACGCTATTGGTTCCCGGAGCACAATCGGTTATTACCCTGCTAAAAAATTATTATCCGGATAAGCAACAACAAAACAATAGTCCTAAAATAGCCAGGTATGCATGGGGCAAAGATTATCACGAAGTAATCAGAGCGCAGCTAAAGGAATTATTAGCCGAAATAAATCAGGAAATCGGTACGGTAAACGGAAGAGGCTTTGTTGATTCTGCACCAGTTCTGGAAAGAGCCTGGGCTGTGAAATCCGGATTGGGATGGGTAGGCAAAAACGGAAACCTTATCAGCAAACAAAACGGCTCCTACTTTTTTATTGCCACTTTAATAGTAGACCTGCCACTACTATACGATGATCCTTATGCAAAAGACTACTGTGGTACTTGTACCCAATGTATTGATGCCTGCCCAACCGATGCCATTTTACCCAACAAAGAAATCAACGGAAGCCAGTGCATCAGCTATTATACCATCGAATTAAAGGAGGCATTAAGCCAGCAAACATCCATAAACACTGATAACTGGTTATTTGGCTGTGATATTTGTCAGGAAGTTTGTCCATGGAACCGATTTAGCAAACCTCATCAGGAACCCGCATTTGCTCCCATACCTGTCATCCTGAATTTAACAACACAGGAATGGGAAGAAATGACTGAAGAAGTATTTAACGCTACATTTAAGGAATCACCCTTAAAAAGGAGCAAATACAGTGGTATCCGCAGAAATCTCCAATGGCTTTAG